One Rosa chinensis cultivar Old Blush chromosome 5, RchiOBHm-V2, whole genome shotgun sequence genomic region harbors:
- the LOC112201768 gene encoding B3 domain-containing transcription factor ABI3 has product MMEEPLKTLNLIDKLTGGELRCPSIANCSSNSSTDPLEHHRLLCLAASSFTLDHSWWQFLPSTTKKRKGKELVPVEEESAAPMNHPKRRKLVLNDHQNNRELNKRSALENKDNDNESCLGLTLGVSPVSTTQPVHDNQLKEMRENRVAERDDDESILRLTAGPSDHHHHQRPVVRRSDPAMFNIKKKLTPSDLGHLSRLLLPKDMVKSHILPNFDEDLVGRMESEVGLEVTVFDEDRQKEYELIFKYLKSSRSFVFNGKWTHDFVKLLNLNKDDEIGLYLDTIPSPKPKFHFSLLKLAGQADGCSCSSTRIE; this is encoded by the coding sequence ATGATGGAGGAACCCTTGAAAACCCTCAATCTCATTGACAAGTTAACTGGAGGTGAATTGCGCTGCCCATCAATTGCTAATTGTAGCAGTAATAGTAGTACCGATCCATTGGAACACCACCGACTACTTTGCCTTGCAGCTTCTTCTTTCACTCTGGATCATTCTTGGTGGCAGTTCCTGCCCTCCACcacaaagaagagaaaaggaaaagaactaGTACCGGTGGAGGAAGAGTCAGCAGCACCTATGAATCATCCCAAACGTCGAAAACTAGTACTGAATGATCACCAGAATAATAGAGAGCTGAATAAAAGAAGtgccttggaaaataaagataATGACAACGAGAGCTGTCTTGGTCTTACTTTGGGGGTTTCTCCGGTGTCAACCACCCAGCCGGTTCATGATAATCAGTTGAAGGAGATGAGAGAAAACCGAGTAGCCGAACGTGATGACGACGAAAGCATTCTTAGGCTTACTGCTGGTCCTagtgatcatcatcatcatcaaaggCCGGTGGTGCGCCGTAGTGACCCGGCCATGTTCAACATCAAGAAGAAGTTAACGCCAAGCGACCTCGGACACCTGAGCAGGCTCTTGCTGCCAAAAGATATGGTCAAAAGCCATATTTTGCCTAATTTTGATGAAGACTTGGTAGGAAGGATGGAGAGTGAAGTGGGTTTGGAAGTTACTGTGTTCGACGAGGATCGGCAAAAGGAGTATGAGTTGATATTCAAATACTTGAAATCGTCGAGAAGTTTCGTTTTCAACGGAAAGTGGACACATGACTTTGTGAAGTTGTTAAATCTCAACAAGGATGATGAGATCGGACTTTACTTGGATACTATTCCATCTCCAAAACCCAAGTTCCACTTTTCACTCTTGAAACTCGCAGGCCAAGCTGACGGGTGCTCCTGCTCTTCAACAAGAATAGAATGA
- the LOC112201767 gene encoding probable polyamine transporter At3g13620 — protein sequence MESPPKPLPDLPITTTTTTTPNPKKLTLIPLIFLIYFEVAGGPYGEEPAVQAAGPLLAILGFLIFPFIWSVPEALITAELSTTFPGNGGFVIWADRAFGPFWGSLMGTWKFLSGVINIAAFPVLCIDYMEKVIPALESGWPRYLAVGVSTLFLSFLNFTGLAIVGYVAVVLGLVSLSPFIVMSLIAIPKIKPHRWLSLGQKGVKKDWNLFFNTLFWNLNFWDNVSTLAGEVEKPRKTFPKALFVAVIFTCMAYLVPLFAVIGSVNVDQRKWESGFHAEAAEIIAGKWLKYWIEVGAVLSGIGLFEAQLSSSAYQVLGMADIGFLPRFFAVRSKRFDTPWVGILISTLITLGVSYMNFTDIISSANFLYSLGMLLEFASFIWLRRKMPTLKRPYRVPMKLPGLVIMCLIPSGFLIFVMAIATKTVYLVSAIMSVAGIGWFFLMKYCKAKKLFKFSAIEIEDIEEE from the coding sequence ATGGAATCTCCTCCAAAACCACTTCCAGACCTCCcgatcaccaccaccacaaccaccactcCAAACCCAAAGAAGCTCACTCTCATCCCTCTCATTTTCCTCATCTACTTCGAAGTCGCCGGCGGCCCGTATGGCGAAGAGCCAGCAGTTCAAGCCGCCGGCCCCCTTCTCGCCATTCTCGGCTTCCTCATCTTCCCTTTCATCTGGAGTGTCCCCGAGGCTCTCATCACCGCCGAGCTCTCCACCACCTTCCCCGGCAACGGCGGCTTTGTCATCTGGGCCGACCGGGCTTTCGGGCCTTTCTGGGGATCACTAATGGGCACCTGGAAGTTCCTCAGCGGCGTCATCAACATTGCTGCATTCCCAGTTCTATGTATAGATTACATGGAGAAGGTAATCCCTGCTCTTGAATCAGGGTGGCCTAGGTACCTTGCTGTGGGTGTTTCAACTCTGTTTCTTTCGTTTCTCAACTTTACTGGCTTAGCTATTGTGGGATATGTTGCTGTTGTTCTTGGTCTTGTTTCGCTTTCGCCTTTTATAGTCATGTCTTTGATCGCCATACCGAAGATTAAACCCCATAGGTGGTTGAGTTTGGGGCAGAAGGGTGTGAAGAAAGATTGGAACTTGTTCTTCAACACCCTGTTTTGGAACTTAAACTTTTGGGATAATGTTAGTACTTTGGCAGGAGAAGTAGAAAAGCCTCGGAAAACTTTTCCCAAGGCTCTTTTTGTGGCTGTCATATTCACTTGCATGGCTTATTTGGTCCCTCTTTTCGCTGTCATTGGATCGGTCAATGTGGATCAGAGGAAATGGGAATCCGGGTTTCATGCTGAGGCTGCTGAAATCATTGCTGGCAAGTGGTTGAAGTACTGGATTGAAGTTGGTGCTGTGTTGTCTGGTATTGGTCTTTTTGAAGCTCAACTAAGCAGCAGTGCTTACCAAGTTCTTGGTATGGCAGACATAGGATTCTTGCCTAGGTTTTTCGCGGTTCGATCCAAGAGGTTTGATACCCCATGGGTTGGAATTTTGATTTCCACACTGATCACTCTTGGAGTTTCCTACATGAATTTTACAGATATAATTTCATCTGCAAATTTCTTGTATAGTTTGGGAATGTTATTGGAGTTTGCGTCTTTCATTTGGTTGAGGAGGAAGATGCCAACATTGAAGAGGCCTTATCGAGTTCCGATGAAGCTGCCAGGTTTGGTGATCATGTGTTTGATTCCATCtgggtttttgatttttgtGATGGCTATTGCTACCAAGACGGTGTATTTGGTTAGTGCTATAATGAGCGTGGCTGGAATTGGATGGTTCTTTTTGATGAAATATTGCAAGGCAAAGAAGTTGTTCAAGTTCAGTGCTATTGAAATTGAAGATATTGAAGAAGAATGA
- the LOC112202758 gene encoding uncharacterized protein LOC112202758, translating to MESISLRHAISATHHTYLRRTRVNPEKPFQTKRFHLHNPTGRFQIHSKLSDFQDYAKPSRLLQATEVNVCTDTSVEKSFLSLRDYECQALYKVKLGTSNAYGSSLSDLTAGILLCMIDENGNSILQRIPSNLRPDESKEVEDEIIQFQRGSVDEFTFKGPKLGKVEALWISLESGQWRLGSVNLTVIYANHMSLEETDGEEPQYIGFDYHFQAEDILLGEGSDSSMVELRPCLVTKLSGVDPFTMLTKSLPESTLSESRGISNEETMREYADLKFSLLLYDAILVLVGTSVASFSVGENAGSAFLTGGIGGFLYLLLLQRSVDGLPIPESISVDSKSTNQMFGGMKRPIFGLALALGFALFTVKYSSGDVPMVFTAKEVLAGMVGFLACKVAVVLAAIKPMTIDLKIKD from the exons ATGGAGTCCATTTCCTTAAGGCATGCAATCTCTGCAACACATCACACCTATCTCAGGAGAACAAGAGTAAACCCAGAAAAGCCATTTCAGACAAAAAGGTTTCACCTTCACAACCCAACTGGCCGTTTTCAAATCCATTCCAAACTCTCCGATTTCCAAG aCTATGCAAAGCCTTCACGCCTATTGCAAGCCACAGAAGTGAATGTCTGCACAGATACGTCAGTGGAAAAAAGCTTCTTGTCATTAAGGGATTATGAATGTCAGGCTTTATATAAGGTCAAGCTAGGTACTAGTAATGCTTATGGTTCAAGTCTCTCCGACCTTACTGCTGGAATCCTCCTGTGCATGATAGACGAAAATGGTAACTCCATACTACAGAGGATACCCTCGAATTTGAGACCGGATGAATCTAAAGAAGTAGAGGATGAGATAATTCAGTTTCAAAGAGGTTCTGTTGATGAGTTCACCTTTAAGGGACCTAAACTTGGAAAAGTTGAAGCTCTTTGGATCAGTCTTGAATCAG GCCAATGGAGGTTAGGAAGTGTGAACTTGACTGTTATATATGCGAATCATATGTCTTTGGAGGAAACAGATGGAGAGGAACCTCAGTATATTGGTTTCGATTACCACTTCCAAGCTGAGGACATCTTGCTCGGAGAGGGAAGTGACAGCTCCATGGTGGAACTTCGACCTTGCCTTGTCACCAAGCTATCTGGGGTTGACCCCTTCACCATGTTGACTAAAAGCCTCCCTGAATCAACTCTATCCGAAAGCCGTGGGATATCAAACGAGGAAACCATGAGAGAATACGCGGATTTGAAGTTCTCTTTGCTACTTTACGATGCCATACTGGTCTTGGTTGGTACATCAGTTGCATCCTTTTCAGTTGGGGAAAATGCCGGTTCTGCATTTTTAACAGGTGGGATTGGTGGCTTCTTGTATCTTCTTCTACTGCAGAGGTCAGTTGATGGATTACCTATTCCAGAATCAATTTCCGTGGACAGCAAAAGCACCAATCAAATGTTTGGAGGAATGAAGAGGCCAATCTTTGGCCTTGCATTGGCTCTTGGTTTTGCTTTATTTACAGTGAAGTATAGCTCTGGGGATGTCCCAATGGTTTTCACAGCAAAAGAAGTCTTGGCTGGGATGGTGGGATTTCTTGCATGTAAAGTTGCTGTGGTTTTGGCAGCAATTAAGCCCATGACAATAGACCTAAAGATAAAAGACTGA
- the LOC112201566 gene encoding uncharacterized protein LOC112201566 — protein sequence MDISTLEPLYYCNAVQFSGVAQEGKRLWIRARTAPIHYRLLKLIHSCRRWIDPSGVDMVPIRVKLYQQTATVRWDEFCRGLCYDEPKWVTERRFIVPVSDFKALSKMVGYRKIVAGYLSSMRVPEDEHEAIIQEIFWAIYHAVPEFPIIVRIQQLTLQAANNAITSYIEGLGRVRVDSLEEANRHTTCAICREDLDHFEGIDNDEQMIIRLPCLHLYHGDCIVPWLERCLDCPLCRQFMPIMQEANSSSKPSGLLRWPTLLMHILHSRLCCLYNLPLTLYLAVQLFSFSVSIVSFLF from the coding sequence ATGGACATTTCCACCCTGGAACCATTATATTATTGCAATGCAGTACAATTTTCTGGGGTTGCTCAAGAAGGTAAGAGACTTTGGATCAGAGCAAGAACCGCACCGATACATTATAGGCTCCTCAAACTAATTCATAGCTGTCGTCGTTGGATTGACCCGTCCGGCGTGGACATGGTTCCGATCAGAGTAAAACTCTACCAGCAAACAGCAACTGTCCGCTGGGATGAGTTTTGTAGAGGCCTTTGTTATGATGAACCAAAATGGGTAACTGAAAGACGATTTATTGTCCCTGTCTCCGATTTCAAGGCATTATCGAAAATGGTTGGTTATAGAAAGATTGTGGCCGGGTATCTTTCCAGCATGCGCGTCCcagaagatgaacatgaagcTATTATTCAAGAAATATTTTGGGCAATTTATCATGCCGTCCCTGAATTTCCCATTATAGTGAGGATACAGCAGTTGACTCTGCAAGCAGCGAACAATGCAATTACATCATATATTGAGGGTTTGGGGAGAGTGAGAGTTGATAGTTTGGAGGAAGCTAATAGACATACAACTTGCGCTATTTGTAGGGAGGACCTTGATCACTTTGAAGGGATTGATAATGATGAGCAGATGATTATTCGCTTGCCCTGCTTGCACCTTTATCATGGAGATTGCATTGTCCCTTGGCTGGAGAGGTGTCTGGACTGCCCCTTGTGTCGACAGTTTATGCCTATTATGCAAGAGGCTAATTCATCATCAAAACCCTCAGGCCTACTGCGTTGGCCTACGCTGCTCATGCACATCTTGCATAGCCGCCTCTGCTGTTTATATAACTTACCATTGACCTTGTATTTGGCTGTTCAATTATTTTCCTTCAGTGTTtcaattgtttcttttcttttttaa
- the LOC112202759 gene encoding phytoene synthase 2, chloroplastic produces the protein MSSTFSLAPKPYIRESNRKLLPPKSMLTTIRAEVITAPKQRSTRIFPELSIQGIPVADLHVQEIVQRQSKTDNTANGGTSRKPQFVPSFLEEAYERCRTICAEYAKTFYLGTLLMTEERQKAIWAIYVWCRRTDELVDGPNSGHMDSEVLDRWEERLEDIFEGRPYDMLDAALTHTVLNFPLDIKPFRDMIEGMRMDTRKCRYQNFQELYLYCYYVAGTVGLMSVPVMGIAPDSLISAQSTYDAALYLGIGNQLTNILRDVGEDTARGRVYLPQDELAQFGLSDDDVFSRKVTDQWREFMKEQITRARFYFNLAEEGASQLEKDSRWPVWSSLLIYRNILDAIEENDYDNLTKRAYVGRAKKLLMLPLAYTKSLNTHSLIL, from the exons ATGAGTTCTACATTTTCACTTGCACCAAAACCTTACATTAGAGAGAGCAATAGAAAACTCCTGCCCCCAAAATCTATGCTCACAACAATTAGAGCTGAAGTGATTACAGCTCCCAAGCAAAGAAGCACGCGGATTTTTCCTGAACTGTCAATACAAGGCATTCCTGTTGCTGATTTGCATGTACAAGAAATTGTTCAAAGGCAATCCAAGACTGACAACACAGCCAATGGAGGTACTAGCCGAAAGCCACAGTTCGTTCCAAGCTTTCTTGAAGAAGCGTATGAAAGGTGCAGGACCATCTGTGCAGAATATGCCAAGACATTCTATCTAG GCACTTTGCTAATGACAGAGGAGCGTCAAAAGGCAATATGGGCAATCTATG TTTGGTGCAGAAGAACAGATGAACTGGTTGATGGCCCCAATTCTGGGCACATGGACTCTGAAGTTCTTGATAGATGGGAAGAGAGACTAGAAGACATTTTCGAAGGACGGCCTTATGACATGCTTGATGCTGCATTGACTCATACTGTTCTCAACTTCCCCTTAGACATTAAG CCTTTTAGGGACATGATCGAGGGTATGCGAATGGACACAAGAAAATGCCGATATCAGAATTTTCAAGAGCTTTATCTCTATTGCTACTATGTGGCTGGAACTGTTGGCCTAATGAGTGTTCCTGTAATGGGAATTGCACCAGATTCTCTGATTTCTGCTCAAAGTACATATGATGCTGCACTCTACTTGGGTATAGGGAATCAACTCACAAACATACTTAGAGACGTCGGGGAGGA TACTGCGAGAGGTAGAGTTTATCTTCCCCAAGATGAGCTGGCACAGTTTGGGTTATCCGACGACGATGTTTTTTCAAGAAAGGTCACTGATCAATGGAGAGAGTTCATGAAAGAACAGATTACTAGAGCGAGATTCTATTTCAACCTGGCAGAGGAGGGTGCTTCTCAACTTGAAAAGGATAGCCGTTGGCCG GTATGGTCATCGCTGCTGATATATCGAAACATCTTGGATGCAATTGAGGAAAATGATTACGATAACTTGACAAAGAGAGCATATGTAGGCAGAGCTAAGAAACTTCTCATGTTGCCTTTGGCTTACACAAAATCCCTTAATACACAtagtttgatactttga